From the Kribbella sp. CA-293567 genome, the window GAACAACCAGGGCCTGAGCAGCCGGGCCAAGATGGCCGGTCAGACGCTGATCGCGCTGGTCTTCGGGATCCTGGCCACCCAGCTCTTCGCCGACGACCGCGGCGTCCGGCCGGCGTCGCAGTACCTGTCCACCACTCACGACTGGGGAATCAAGCTGCCCCTGGTCGTGGTCCTGCTGCTGATCTGGTTCCTCGTCACCGCGACCTCCAACGGCGCCAACCTCACCGACGGCGCCGACGGGCTGCTGGCCGGCGCCTCGGCGCTGATCTTCGGCGCCTACACCATCGTGAACATCTGGCAGAACAACCAGCTGTGCGACTCCCCGCGCCCCACCGTGATCGCGTCCCAGTGCTACCAGGTGCGCGACCCGCTCGACCTCGCGGTCTTCGCAGCCGCCATCGCCGCGGCCTGCGTCGGCTTCCTGTGGTGGAACGCCAAGCCCGCACGCATCATCATGGGCGACGTCGGCTCCCTCGCCATCGGCGGCGCCCTGGCCGGACTGGCGATCATGTCCCGCACCGAACTCCTGATGGCGATCATCGCGGGCCTCTTCGTACTCGAGACGCTGTCGGTGATCCTGCAGATGCTCAGCTTCAAACTGACCAAACGCCTCACCGGCACCGGCCGCCGAATCTTCCGGATCGCCCCGATCCACCACCACTTCGAACACGCAGGCTGGGACGAGGTCACGGTGGTGATCCGCTTCTGGATCGTCGCCGGCATCTTCGTCGCGCTCGGGCTGGGAGTCTTCTACGCCTCCTGGCTGGCCTGAGCCTGCGATCAGTACGACGGTTGCAGTTGGATCGCCAACGTGGCAACGCGACTCGTTCAGCTCAACATGAAGGCGCGGGACGACTCCGCACTAGGCGGCTTCTGGGTGGTGATGGCCGACCCCGAGAGCGATGAGTTATGCGTAAGCCTCGTGAAGATATCTGCCACTGACCCGTCGGATCCGTAGTGCGTCGTTCGTAGTAAGCGTGACGGGCGGCTGGAGAATGGCTGCCCGTACCGACAGAGAGGCATCGCGCATGCGGAAACTGATCTACGGCATGAACCTGAGCCTGGACGGCTACATCGCCGCCCCCGGC encodes:
- the mraY gene encoding phospho-N-acetylmuramoyl-pentapeptide-transferase, with product MRAILLSGVLATVCSLLGTRFAVGWFARRGFGQPIRQDGPTTHHVKRGTPTMGGLVILLSATAAYLAATFLTGERPSASAWLLMLLFLGCGVVGFLDDFIKVYTQNNQGLSSRAKMAGQTLIALVFGILATQLFADDRGVRPASQYLSTTHDWGIKLPLVVVLLLIWFLVTATSNGANLTDGADGLLAGASALIFGAYTIVNIWQNNQLCDSPRPTVIASQCYQVRDPLDLAVFAAAIAAACVGFLWWNAKPARIIMGDVGSLAIGGALAGLAIMSRTELLMAIIAGLFVLETLSVILQMLSFKLTKRLTGTGRRIFRIAPIHHHFEHAGWDEVTVVIRFWIVAGIFVALGLGVFYASWLA